In Lineus longissimus chromosome 7, tnLinLong1.2, whole genome shotgun sequence, a genomic segment contains:
- the LOC135491683 gene encoding host cell factor 1-like isoform X3 — protein MVEYGKYSNELYELQASRWEWKRIKPKPPKNSPPPCPRLGHSFTLCGNKAYLFGGLANDSEDPKNNIPRYLNDLYALELRPNSSTMSWDMPATVGQPPPSRESHSAASFIGKNGSRPRLIIYGGMSGCRLGDLWMYDIDSVTWTKPVIQGISPLPRSLHSATVIGNRMFVFGGWVPLVMDDVKVATHEKEWKCTNTLASLNLDTMTWEPLAMEVFEDALPRARAGHCAVAIHSRLYIWSGRDGYRKAWNNQVCFKDLWFLETEKPPAPSKVQLVRASTTTLEVCWGAVPTADAYLLQLQKYDMPPTQATTPTGIPSTSPLAKAIINQAPASQPGTIRLGTAPAQVRPVGTSTLATLTMTPPQAIRAPRPRVNSPLTSTPPGTTVKVVGTTASGQQLVSLSKPGPVSSTGAPMSGIAALAAAAAATQKISTSVTGVTSTQMGGIRVVNPTIVSPSGVRMTQVQGALKGALTPGTQTVRIGAPGTTILKSAPGSVPGQQKQIITVHKTGAVTSQPQIVTLVKTTQGMTVATMPKVTLFQSRPTVTGSQTVHTVQTKSGIPQGATIVKLVTTQGGAGGKPAIITSTQHGGTPSTILGISSVQPQQSQSKNLSTIIKTIPSSMFSMAKSQGITTTSIGGKQTIVIAAPKSATGTGGTPTKFITTMPKLSTSTSGGTQYIVVNTQGSGTPGAVTVKTVTADGGQQLTTLPSQYSHLLQSGAKLISASGVPVSKPVVSIISGSGAATGKGIQIIDGKPTVTITRATATTVASSTTGTVLTSAVTTPVISQTMNVTGPVITSATAGATMATLASAEEAMDSTDGAGETCAPGSGNCGTDDEDNVCLPGSGNCGTDDEDEVGKPVCLPGSGNCGTDDEEEAGKPVCLPGSGNCGTDDEEEVSKPVCLPGSGNCGTDDEEEAGKPVCLPGSGNCGTDDEEEAGKPVCLPGSGNCGTDDEDEVGKPVCLPGSGNCGTDDEDEVGKPVCLPGSGNCGTDDEEEAGKPVCLPGSGNCGTDDEEEAGKPVCLPGSGNCGTDDEEEVSKPVCLPGSGNCGTDDEEEAGKPVCLPGSGNCGTDDEEEAGKPVCLPGSGNCGTDDEEEAGKPVCLPGSGNCGTDDEGDGGKEGDEKQQTSEATDASEKEKMTEAAGEEKETDTAEVAGEAVTESNKSPTETSEDTSAKTDPSVLPEVTKAPEEAAMDTSAAASETAVSKVLAVAKDEPMDTAEKADDTSAATDPLSTLATAAISTASTSLTTTASIKKELGLGSAVKNGADIKSEVKSESPKPLVIKKDGNQWYDVGVIKGTTTVVSHYHLPSEAGQGNGDDIDVVSVPDHSVLKRQELLPGTAYKFRVAGINACGRGPFSEISAFKTCLPGFPGAPSAIKISKSNDGAYLSWEPPQNTAGKITEYSVYLAVRSSSTQEGKPPPQLAFVRVYCGPHPSCVVSSSSLTSAHIDYTTKPAIIFRIAARNEKGYGPATQVRWLQDTANAAVKAPMKRVLPLAEVKLATSPSAMSPAAKKIKMEDGSSQQ, from the exons ATGGTGGAATATGGCAAATATTCTAATGAATTGTACGAATTACAAGCAAGTCGCTGGGAGTGGAAGCGAATAAAACCAAAACCACCTAAGAACAGCCCACCACCATGTCCAAGACTTG GTCACAGCTTTACCCTTTGTGGAAACAAGGCCTACCTGTTTGGTGGTCTGGCTAATGACAGTGAAGACCCTAAGAACAACATACCAAG gtatTTAAATGATCTATATGCGTTGGAGTTGAGGCCTAATTCAAGCACCATGTCTTGGGACATGCCAGCAACAGTTGGACAGCCCCCTCCATCTCGGGAGTCACACTCTGCAGCTTCTTTTATTGGCAAGAATGGATCAAGGCCACGTCTAATCATTTACGGAGGAATGAGTGGCTGCAGGCTTGGTGACCTGTGGATGTATGATATTG ATTCTGTCACCTGGACAAAACCAGTCATACAAGGAATCTCTCCGCTGCCTAGAAGTCTACACTCTGCGACTGTCATTGGTAACCGTATGTTTGTGTTTGGTGGATGGGTCCCCCTTGTCATGGACGATGTCAAGGTGGCCACTCATGAGAAGGAATGGAAGTGTACCAACACATTGGCATCTCTTAATCTAG ATACAATGACCTGGGAACCCCTAGCCATGGAGGTATTTGAGGATGCTCTCCCTCGTGCTCGTGCTGGACACTGTGCTGTTGCCATTCATTCGAGGCTGTACATCTGGAGTGGTCGAGATGGATACAGGAAAGCTTGGAATAACCAAGTCTGCTTCAAGGATCTGTGGTTCCTAGAAACAG agaaaccCCCAGCCCCATCAAAGGTGCAGCTAGTACGAGCCAGCACAACTACCTTAGAAGTCTGCTGGGGTGCGGTGCCAACCGCCGACGCGTACCTGCTCCAGCTACAGAAGTATGACATGCCGCCAACACAAGCTACGACACCTACTGGTATTCCTAGTACCAGTCCATTAGCGAAGGCAATTATCAACCAGGCACCTGCGTCACAACCTGGCACAATCAGATTAGGCACTG CCCCAGCCCAGGTGAGACCTGTTGGTACATCCACATTAGCCACCCTGACTATGACACCCCCACAAGCCATCAGAGCTCCAAGGCCTAGAGTCAACTCTCCCCTCACATCCACTCCCCCTGGAACGACCGTGAAAGTGGTTGGTACCACTGCCAGTGGGCAGCAGCTTGTCAGTTTGTCCAAGCCAGGACCAGTATCTTCG ACTGGTGCCCCAATGAGTGGTATCGCTGCCCTGGCAGCGGCCGCAGCTGCCACCCAGAAGATCAGCACGTCAGTCACTGGTGTCACATCAACACAAATGGGAGGAATACGGGTGGTAAATCCAACCATTGTCTCACCATCAGGTGTGAGAATGACCCAAGTACAAGGAGCTTTGAAGG GAGCGTTGACCCCCGGCACACAGACTGTTCGAATTGGTGCGCCCGGAACAACCATTCTGAAATCTGCACCGGGCTCGGTCCCTGGACAACAGAAACAAATCATAACTGTTCACAAGACGGGTGCTGTGACCAGCCAACCACAGATTGTGACTTTAGTAAAGACAACACAAGGCATGACAGTGGCTACT ATGCCCAAGGTGACCTTGTTCCAGTCAAGACCGACCGTCACCGGCTCACAAACTGTTCATACAGTTCAG ACAAAGTCAGGCATTCCACAAGGTGCAACTATAGTGAAGCTTGTCACGACCCAGGGTGGAGCCGGTGGAAAGCCCGCCATCATCACCAGTACTCAACATGGAGGAACGCCATCGACGATACTCGGCATCAGCAGCGTACAGCCACAG CAATCTCAAAGCAAGAACCTGTCGACGATCATCAAAACCATCCCAAGCTCCATGTTCTCCATGGCCAAATCTCAAGGCATCACAACCACATCTATAGGTGGCAAACAAACAATCGTCATTGCTGCTCCCAAGAGTGCGACCGGCACTGGAGGCACGCCGACTAAGTTCATCACCACAATGCCCAAGCTGAGTACGTCAACATCTGGTGGCACACAGTATATCGTGGTGAATACGCAAGGGAGTGGCACTCCAGGTGCCGTGACTGTCAAAACTGTAACTGCTGATG GTGGCCAACAGTTAACAACACTCCCATCTCAATATTCTCATCTCCTGCAATCTGGTGCCAAGCTCATCTCAGCATCTGGTGTTCCAGTATCAAAACCAGTCGTCAGTATCATCTCCGGCTCTGGAGCGGCCACTGGAAAGGGAATTCAGATTATAG ATGGTAAACCAACTGTGACCATAACAAGAGCAACAGCCACGACCGTAGCATCTTCCACGACGGGTACAGTTCTAACGTCTGCTGTCACTACACCTGTCATCTCTCAAACCATGAATGTCACTGGACCAGTCATCACGTCTGCTACTGCTGGTGCTACCATGGCAACCTTGGCGTCTGCTGAGGAGGCCATGGATTCAACAGATGGTGCTGGAGAGACCTGTGCACCTGGCAGTGGAAACTGTGGAACAGACGACGAGGACAATGTCTGCTTGCCCGGAAGTGGAAATTGCGgaacagatgatgaagatgaagtcGGCAAGCCAGTTTGTTTGCCTGGTAGCGGCAACTGTGgaacagatgatgaagaagaagctggCAAGCCAGTCTGTTTGCCTGGCAGCGGCAACTGTGgaacagatgatgaagaagaagtcaGCAAGCCAGTTTGTTTGCCTGGTAGCGGCAACTGTGgaacagatgatgaagaagaagctggCAAGCCTGTCTGTTTGCCTGGCAGCGGCAACTGTGgaacagatgatgaagaagaagctggCAAGCCTGTCTGTTTGCCTGGCAGCGGCAACTGTGgaacagatgatgaagatgaagtcGGCAAGCCTGTCTGTTTGCCTGGCAGCGGCAACTGTGgaacagatgatgaagatgaagtcGGCAAGCCTGTCTGTTTGCCTGGCAGCGGCAACTGTGgaacagatgatgaagaagaagctggCAAGCCTGTCTGTTTGCCTGGCAGCGGCAACTGTGgaacagatgatgaagaagaagctggCAAGCCAGTCTGTTTGCCTGGCAGCGGCAACTGTGgaacagatgatgaagaagaagtcaGCAAGCCAGTTTGTTTGCCTGGTAGCGGCAACTGTGgaacagatgatgaagaagaagctggCAAGCCTGTCTGTTTGCCTGGTAGCGGCAACTGTGgaacagatgatgaagaagaagctggCAAGCCAGTCTGTTTGCCTGGCAGCGGCAACTGTGgaacagatgatgaagaagaagctggCAAGCCAGTCTGTTTGCCTGGCAGCGGCAACTGTGGAACAGATGATGAGGGAGATGGGGGAAAAGAGGGTGATGAAAAGCAGCAGACTTCTGAGGCAACAGATGCATCAGAGAAGGAAAAGATGACTGAGGCAGCCGGAGAAGAAAAGGAAACAGACACTGCAGAGGTAGCAGGGGAGGCTGTTACGGAATCAAACAAAAGTCCTACTGAAACTAGTGAAGATACTTCAGCAAAAACAGATCCATCTGTATTGCCTGAGGTTACCAAGGCACCAGAGGAGGCAGCCATGGATACATCTGCTGCAGCCAGTGAAACCGCTGTAAGTAAGGTTCTGGCTGTTGCCAAGGATGAACCCATGGATACAGCAGAGAAAGCAGACGACACATCAGCAGCTACAGACCCACTGTCAACGTTGGCCACCGCAGCAATCTCCACGGCCAGCACAAGTTTGACGACGACAGCTTCTATCAAGAAGGAACTTGGTTTGGGAAGTGCTGTCAAAAATGGAGCAGACATCAAATCA GAAGTCAAGTCTGAGTCGCCAAAGCCGTTGGTGATCAAGAAAGATGGCAACCAATGGTACGACGTTGGTGTCATCAAAGGGACAACAACCGTCGTCTCACATTATCATCTGCCATCAGAGGCAGGACAGGGAAATGGAGAC GATATTGACGTTGTGAGTGTGCCAGACCATAGTGTGCTAAAGCGACAGGAGCTCCTTCCAGGAACAGCGTACAAGTTCCGCGTTGCTGGAATCAATGCGTGTGGACGCGGTCCGTTCAGCGAGATCTCGGCATTCAAGACGTGTCTGCCTGGATTCCCTGGTGCCCCATCTGCAATCAAGATTAGCAAG AGCAACGATGGTGCCTACCTATCATGGGAACCCCCACAGAACACAGCTGGAAAGATCACAGAATACTCGGTCTACCTGGCAGTCAGGAGTTCATCAACCCAGGAAGGCAAACCTCCACCTCAGCTGGCTTTCGTACGGGTCTACTGTGGACCACATCCATCGTGTGTTGTGAGCTCAAGTAGTCTGACGTCTGCTCATATCGACTATACTACAAAACCTGCCATAATCTTCAGAATCGCTGCCAGAAACGAGAAAGGTTACGGACCGGCCACACAAGTCAGATGGTTGCAAG ACACAGCGAATGCTGCCGTGAAAGCCCCAATGAAGCGGGTGTTACCATTGGCTGAAGTCAA GCTTGCAACAAGTCCTTCTGCGATGTCGCCCGCTGCCAAGAAAATCAAGATGGAGGACGGTAGTAGTCAACAGTGA